In Bacteroides coprosuis DSM 18011, the following are encoded in one genomic region:
- a CDS encoding hypothetical protein (KEGG: bth:BT_3742 hypothetical protein~SPTR: Putative uncharacterized protein;~IMG reference gene:2504107401): protein MKKNLLYLFSLLLIVGGFAGCSRDEKCPVELPVDFAGVYKGVLDVELNGTQIAQGLAQKVYITSVDGKKATLALKNFSFGEMELGDIVVRDVDVKQPRGTVVFSGSDIVNLAVGECQVNLAGNIVDKKMTTDIDVDVKGQEMKVKVKFNGEKMAADQSSEAQISDFTIEGAEVAFDEATKTYNVTVTNATEEDLKEITPAIKISDKATIVPAIGTAIDLSEGKEVKYTVTSEDGVVVNEYKVKVLKSLDRAYFDFEDLVEKYSATKGSDKFKSYVPATQGIYVWDASDGGTKTLIGMNYADKFGVVGSDAGVEGKAMHIETLDTKGNGPIWTFPATPKVTSGSLFLGKFILDFKDPLKSTKFGVVVDKKIATVRGSYKYKSGELYYECPNPGAQTSHIVEERPGVKDEGMIAVVVYNAKDKDGKDIILTGHDIYTSTEVIFKKQIEVAGTEEYKPFNVALDYEYDATKEYKLAVIFSSSKDGDKFSGAPGSTLLIDNLEIIAEN from the coding sequence ATGAAAAAGAATCTGTTGTACCTATTTTCATTATTGCTAATAGTAGGCGGTTTTGCTGGCTGTAGCCGTGATGAAAAATGTCCTGTGGAATTACCTGTAGATTTTGCAGGAGTTTATAAAGGTGTATTAGATGTTGAGCTGAATGGAACTCAAATAGCACAGGGATTAGCTCAGAAAGTTTACATAACAAGTGTAGATGGTAAAAAAGCAACTTTAGCATTGAAAAACTTCTCTTTTGGAGAAATGGAACTAGGTGATATCGTAGTGCGCGATGTAGATGTTAAGCAGCCTAGAGGAACCGTAGTTTTTAGTGGCTCAGACATAGTAAATCTAGCTGTGGGTGAGTGTCAAGTGAACCTAGCGGGTAATATTGTTGACAAGAAAATGACAACCGATATTGATGTCGATGTTAAAGGCCAGGAAATGAAGGTCAAAGTAAAATTCAATGGTGAAAAGATGGCAGCTGATCAAAGTTCAGAAGCTCAAATCAGTGATTTTACAATTGAAGGAGCAGAAGTAGCTTTTGATGAAGCAACTAAAACTTACAATGTAACGGTAACCAATGCTACAGAAGAAGATCTAAAAGAAATTACTCCAGCTATTAAAATTTCAGATAAAGCAACGATTGTCCCAGCAATCGGAACTGCTATCGACCTAAGCGAAGGTAAGGAAGTGAAATATACGGTCACTTCAGAAGATGGTGTTGTTGTAAATGAATACAAAGTAAAAGTATTAAAAAGCTTAGACCGCGCTTATTTTGATTTTGAAGATCTTGTAGAAAAATATAGCGCTACTAAAGGCTCAGACAAATTTAAGTCTTATGTTCCAGCAACACAAGGAATCTATGTATGGGATGCTAGTGATGGTGGTACAAAAACACTTATTGGAATGAATTATGCTGATAAATTTGGTGTTGTAGGTTCTGATGCAGGAGTAGAAGGTAAAGCTATGCATATTGAAACATTAGATACTAAAGGCAATGGCCCTATTTGGACATTCCCAGCCACTCCTAAAGTAACATCTGGTTCTTTATTCCTTGGTAAATTCATCCTTGATTTCAAAGATCCTTTAAAGAGTACTAAGTTTGGCGTTGTTGTAGACAAAAAAATAGCTACTGTACGTGGATCATATAAATATAAATCGGGAGAACTTTATTACGAATGCCCTAATCCAGGAGCGCAAACTTCTCATATCGTAGAAGAAAGACCAGGAGTAAAAGATGAAGGTATGATAGCAGTTGTTGTTTATAATGCTAAAGACAAAGATGGTAAAGACATTATACTAACTGGTCATGATATCTACACTTCTACAGAAGTTATTTTCAAAAAACAAATTGAAGTAGCTGGAACTGAAGAATACAAACCATTTAATGTTGCTTTGGATTATGAATATGATGCAACCAAGGAATACAAACTTGCTGTTATTTTCTCTTCAAGTAAAGATGGAGATAAATTCTCAGGAGCTCCAGGTAGCACACTGTTAATTGATAACTTAGAAATTATTGCAGAGAACTAA
- a CDS encoding hypothetical protein (KEGG: bfr:BF3776 hypothetical protein~SPTR: Putative uncharacterized protein;~IMG reference gene:2504107402), producing the protein MRKNKITYLVAFLFLAIGISSCSSSSKHIPDFTGVYKGVIEEPEFLFWNNAAKVYLRKNSNDPYRLSLKTNLYKESMGDPFVMEFDDVLVDSRSATDNTFKFKGKEIEVDFGVDGKAKVSLDGVTEGNVMTLNYKITSSHKGETYTATFYGPKMNKKESSKAEIEEFIINDVSVRNIELIGDDIYEISIQRMTPIEVIKGYKFKIKVSDGARYKMEPSTLDIDTPAKAMTITVVSEDESVEQVYTVRLKYV; encoded by the coding sequence ATGAGAAAGAATAAAATTACTTATTTGGTAGCTTTTTTATTTTTAGCAATCGGTATTTCAAGCTGCTCAAGCAGTTCGAAACATATCCCCGATTTTACAGGCGTGTACAAAGGAGTTATAGAAGAACCTGAGTTTTTGTTTTGGAATAATGCTGCGAAAGTATATTTGAGGAAAAACTCAAATGATCCCTATCGGTTGAGTTTAAAAACAAATCTTTATAAAGAATCTATGGGAGATCCTTTTGTTATGGAATTTGATGACGTTCTTGTTGATAGTCGTTCGGCAACCGATAATACCTTTAAGTTTAAAGGAAAAGAAATAGAGGTCGATTTTGGAGTTGATGGAAAAGCTAAGGTTTCTTTAGACGGAGTTACTGAAGGTAATGTAATGACCTTAAATTATAAAATAACGTCTAGCCATAAAGGAGAAACTTATACAGCTACATTTTATGGTCCAAAGATGAATAAAAAAGAAAGTTCTAAAGCAGAGATCGAAGAATTTATTATTAATGATGTTTCTGTTAGGAATATAGAGCTGATAGGAGATGATATTTATGAAATTTCTATCCAGCGAATGACTCCTATAGAAGTAATAAAAGGGTATAAGTTTAAAATTAAAGTATCTGATGGGGCTAGATATAAGATGGAACCATCTACTCTAGATATAGATACTCCTGCCAAGGCTATGACAATCACAGTCGTATCAGAAGATGAATCTGTAGAACAAGTATATACAGTTCGACTAAAATATGTATAA
- a CDS encoding hypothetical protein (KEGG: bth:BT_3743 hypothetical protein~SPTR: Putative uncharacterized protein;~IMG reference gene:2504107403) — protein sequence MKLSKLYTLLAFVLGFTMFSCSDDEKKKDGPEEELFDVFGIYEGTMNISVVQGDGSKKDFTLDKQYAFVETDPSPNTLRLAVKDFLLEEVEYGNIYIPALYEVKGNTCSLDGFSNHVDLVGQGEAEFTVLGKITEKEISLDIDGKFKNSADKRKIEVTFVGKKTDIKLKNYLFDFEEWEVGNPLDIDNIHFSLPKSKFENLRWSSTDFEVARYKQLELMTEYTVGSSSDNQAGKLSAQIRTVESIEGDNFLHLPKVYGGYLYCGGFNDDTQLHPHDRLLLGSPFEVEPMSVKGYYYYKSGKEYFSCPNPDKPAEVVLDADKVDACLMAAYLYEVSSFENTDDILTLQTLQNSPQVVAKAQYTSEKATRGFEEFEMKLRWNEGAKYDSDKKYRFVLLFASSKDGITYSGAPESVLRIDNVRISTK from the coding sequence ATGAAATTATCAAAACTATATACTCTCTTGGCCTTTGTCTTAGGGTTTACAATGTTTAGCTGTTCAGATGATGAAAAGAAAAAGGATGGTCCCGAAGAAGAACTTTTTGATGTTTTTGGCATCTATGAGGGAACTATGAACATCTCTGTAGTGCAAGGAGATGGTTCGAAGAAAGATTTTACCCTCGATAAACAATATGCTTTTGTCGAAACGGATCCATCTCCCAATACATTGAGACTAGCTGTGAAAGACTTTCTTTTGGAAGAAGTAGAGTATGGTAACATTTATATTCCTGCACTCTATGAAGTAAAAGGAAACACTTGCTCATTAGATGGTTTTAGTAATCACGTTGATCTTGTAGGTCAAGGTGAAGCAGAATTTACTGTTTTAGGTAAAATTACTGAAAAAGAGATCAGTCTTGATATTGATGGTAAGTTTAAAAACTCAGCTGATAAACGTAAGATAGAAGTAACTTTTGTAGGAAAGAAGACCGATATTAAATTGAAGAATTATCTATTTGATTTTGAAGAATGGGAGGTAGGTAATCCTCTTGATATTGATAATATTCATTTTAGTTTGCCTAAGTCGAAGTTTGAGAATTTAAGATGGAGCTCAACCGATTTTGAAGTAGCTCGTTACAAACAGTTAGAATTGATGACCGAATATACGGTGGGAAGTAGTAGTGACAACCAAGCTGGCAAACTTTCAGCACAAATACGTACTGTAGAGTCTATTGAAGGAGATAACTTCTTACATTTGCCCAAGGTGTATGGTGGGTATTTATACTGTGGAGGTTTTAATGATGATACCCAACTTCATCCGCATGATAGATTATTATTGGGTTCACCTTTTGAGGTAGAGCCTATGAGTGTAAAGGGTTACTATTATTATAAGTCGGGAAAAGAGTACTTCTCTTGCCCCAACCCCGATAAACCTGCCGAGGTGGTGCTAGATGCAGATAAAGTAGATGCTTGTCTCATGGCTGCTTATCTTTATGAAGTCTCAAGTTTTGAGAATACCGATGATATATTAACATTGCAAACCCTACAAAATTCTCCTCAAGTAGTAGCTAAAGCTCAATATACGAGCGAGAAGGCAACAAGAGGATTTGAAGAGTTTGAGATGAAATTGAGATGGAATGAAGGTGCGAAATACGATTCAGATAAGAAATACCGATTTGTGTTGCTCTTTGCGTCAAGTAAAGATGGCATAACATATAGTGGTGCTCCAGAGAGTGTCTTACGTATTGATAATGTACGTATTTCTACTAAATAA
- a CDS encoding hypothetical protein (KEGG: ptm:GSPATT00016634001 hypothetical protein~SPTR: Chromosome undetermined scaffold_49, whole genome shotgun sequence;~IMG reference gene:2504107404), with protein sequence MSETKNDELTDSLFNEIVYKNNKYKRHNRRRLAFWILVLIIFGYLLYYYFLNTSDPLDLEEMLHLGTDIDRQGVAMLF encoded by the coding sequence ATGAGTGAAACTAAAAATGATGAACTAACTGACTCTTTATTTAATGAGATAGTTTATAAAAACAATAAGTATAAGCGCCATAATAGACGTAGGCTTGCGTTTTGGATTCTAGTGCTTATCATTTTCGGTTATTTGCTGTATTATTACTTTTTAAATACATCAGACCCCCTTGATTTAGAGGAAATGCTACATTTAGGAACTGATATTGATAGGCAAGGAGTTGCTATGCTTTTCTAA